In Paroedura picta isolate Pp20150507F chromosome 6, Ppicta_v3.0, whole genome shotgun sequence, one genomic interval encodes:
- the LOC143840609 gene encoding stromelysin-1-like isoform X1 produces the protein MKSFLFIILSCRVLSYPLPIFPQTEKTTEEVKIDEKHLNSSYPPPEPRRHLSNEDHNISTGKVREEKIFCGGIVKLSSNTPALISNYEGLNVGAYTHYPGAPKWRTTTLTYSILNYTRDVARDVVNKAIKAAFDVWSTKTPLKFVEVPKNGNISISFYKRGHKAPFNTIVAGYAYGPGTGLGGDVFMNDEMDWTMDNEKTFKEIGILNILLALAHEFGHALGLGHSNVLGALMKEEYTPFNYIYGKPRDCRTLQLHSDDVEGIQALYGSRTNPIPVK, from the exons ATGAAGAGCTTCCTATTCATAATTCTGTCCTGTAGAGTACTTTCATATCCTTTGCCCATCTTCCCCCAAACTGAAAAAACCACAGAAGAGGTGAAGATTGATGAG AAACATCTGAACAGCAGCTACCCTCCACCAGAGCCAAGAAGACACTTAAGCAATGAAGACCATAATATTAGCACTGGTAAAGTAAGAGAAGAGAAGATATTCTGCGGTGGGATAGTCAAGCTGTCTTCTAACACCCCGGCTCTAATCTCCAATTATGAGGGTTTGAATGTAGGGGCCTACACTCACTATCCAGGGGCTCCAAAATGGAGGACAACCACCCTGACATACAG CATTCTGAACTACACACGAGACGTGGCTCGTGATGTAGTAAACAAGGCTATTAAGGCGGCTTTTGATGTGTGGAGTACGAAGACCCCTCTGAAGTTTGTCGAGGTACCTAAGAATGGGAATATCTCGATCTCTTTTTATAAACGTG GACACAAGGCCCCCTTTAATACCATCGTCGCTGGTTATGCCTACGGTCCTGGCACAGGTCTTGGGGGTGATGTTTTTATGAATGATGAAATGGACTGGACCATGGATAATGAAAAAACCTTTAAAGAAATAG GAATATTAAACATTTTGCTAGCTCTGGCTCATGAGTTTGGCCACGCCTTGGGTCTCGGACATTCCAACGTTCTTGGGGCTTTGATGAAAGAAGAATATACGCCTTTCAACTATATATATGGCAAACCTCGGGACTGCCGAACCCTACAGCTTCATTCGGATGATGTGGAGGGAATCCAGGCTCTTTATG GATCACGCACAAATCCAATACCAGTGAAGTGA
- the LOC143840609 gene encoding stromelysin-1-like isoform X2 — translation MSQGEAELKFGFEDQEKKKHLNSSYPPPEPRRHLSNEDHNISTGKVREEKIFCGGIVKLSSNTPALISNYEGLNVGAYTHYPGAPKWRTTTLTYSILNYTRDVARDVVNKAIKAAFDVWSTKTPLKFVEVPKNGNISISFYKRGHKAPFNTIVAGYAYGPGTGLGGDVFMNDEMDWTMDNEKTFKEIGILNILLALAHEFGHALGLGHSNVLGALMKEEYTPFNYIYGKPRDCRTLQLHSDDVEGIQALYGSRTNPIPVK, via the exons ATGTCACAAGGGGAGGCTGAGTTGAAGTTTGGTTTTGAAGATCAAGAGAAGAAG AAACATCTGAACAGCAGCTACCCTCCACCAGAGCCAAGAAGACACTTAAGCAATGAAGACCATAATATTAGCACTGGTAAAGTAAGAGAAGAGAAGATATTCTGCGGTGGGATAGTCAAGCTGTCTTCTAACACCCCGGCTCTAATCTCCAATTATGAGGGTTTGAATGTAGGGGCCTACACTCACTATCCAGGGGCTCCAAAATGGAGGACAACCACCCTGACATACAG CATTCTGAACTACACACGAGACGTGGCTCGTGATGTAGTAAACAAGGCTATTAAGGCGGCTTTTGATGTGTGGAGTACGAAGACCCCTCTGAAGTTTGTCGAGGTACCTAAGAATGGGAATATCTCGATCTCTTTTTATAAACGTG GACACAAGGCCCCCTTTAATACCATCGTCGCTGGTTATGCCTACGGTCCTGGCACAGGTCTTGGGGGTGATGTTTTTATGAATGATGAAATGGACTGGACCATGGATAATGAAAAAACCTTTAAAGAAATAG GAATATTAAACATTTTGCTAGCTCTGGCTCATGAGTTTGGCCACGCCTTGGGTCTCGGACATTCCAACGTTCTTGGGGCTTTGATGAAAGAAGAATATACGCCTTTCAACTATATATATGGCAAACCTCGGGACTGCCGAACCCTACAGCTTCATTCGGATGATGTGGAGGGAATCCAGGCTCTTTATG GATCACGCACAAATCCAATACCAGTGAAGTGA
- the LOC143840553 gene encoding stromelysin-1-like, producing MKSLLLIIVLCKALSSAWPVLPNIEQAIEKDAQFFKEEHSGTLNKIRRCIRDVSEYNLNPDFARWKNRVVTYRISNYTQKLPHAAVDEIFKKAFGEWSKHTCLKFIQSRKAADIDILFGSGVHAEDCPFDEENGVLAHAYSSSKDGNEALIHFDDDENWTEDYTGINLFNVAVHEIGHILGLSHSNYSYGVMNAEYDSSNASFRLHPDDIAAVQVLNGKPGNCSHWPQYPAPPSNIPPEEDTQPFCEHTITFDDVTTFQGRLLFFKGEHILRDDPGNEEFEHLLINDLWPILRCGIDAVYEVENVLYLIKEMRYWTFNGDSGTLSSSQLIYTLYFLKITKSIDAAVHDPETKTTLVFIGKEYWSFNEETSSMEEGYPRKIAADFPEIGSKVDAAFQYNGHLYLFSGPNQYEFDPRNHTLIDIKKTNTWFGCEE from the exons ATGAAGAGTTTATTACTCATTATTGTCCTCTGCAAAGCACTTTCAAGTGCCTGGCCTGTTCTCCCAAACATTGAACAAGCTATAGAAAAGGATGCCCAGTTTTTTAAG GAGGAGCATTcaggcaccttgaataaaataagGAGGTGCATTCGTGATGTTTCAGAGTATAATTTGAACCCAGACTTTGCGAGATGGAAGAATCGAGTTGTAACATATAG GATTTCGAACTACACACAAAAGCTGCCTCATGCTGCTGTTGATGAAATCTTCAAGAAAGCATTTGGTGAATGGAGTAAACACACTTGTTTGAAATTCATCCAGAGTCGGAAGGCAGCCGATATAGATATCCTTTTTGGTTCTGGAG TACATGCAGAGGACTGTCCCTTCGATGAGGAAAACGGAGTATTGGCTCATGCTTATTCATCTTCTAAGGACGGCAATGAAGCTTTGATCCATTTCGATGACGATGAAAACTGGACAGAGGATTACACAG GAATCAACCTTTTCAACGTTGCTGTCCATGAAATTGGCCACATACTAGGTCTTTCCCATTCAAACTATTCGTATGGTGTGATGAACGCAGAGTATGACTCCTCTAATGCATCTTTCCGGCTCCACCCAGACGATATCGCGGCTGTCCAGGTTTTGAACG GAAAACCAGGGAATTGTTCTCATTGGCCACAGTACCCAGCACCACCAAGTAACATCCCACCAGAAGAGGACACACAACCTTTTTGTGAACATACTATAACTTTTGATGATGTCACCACTTTCCAAGGACGACTTCTCTTCTTCAAAGG AGAACACATACTACGGGATGATCCTGGGAATGAAGAATTTGAACATTTACTTATTAATGATTTGTGGCCAATTCTGAGGTGTGGCATAGATGCTGTTTATGAAGTTGAAAACGTCTTATATCTTATAAAAG AAATGAGGTACTGGACTTTTAATGGGGACTCCGGAACTCTAAGTTCATCACAGCTTATCTACACTCTGTATTTTCTCAAAATTACTAAATCTATTGATGCAGCTGTTCATGATCCGGAAACAAAGACAACATTGGTCTTTATAGGCAAGGAGTACTGGAG CTTCAATGAAGAGACAAGTTCTATGGAGGAGGGCTACCCCAGGAAGATAGCAGCTGATTTCCCCGAAATTGGGTCCAAAGTAGATGCTGCATTTCAGTATAATG